A genomic region of Rhipicephalus sanguineus isolate Rsan-2018 chromosome 3, BIME_Rsan_1.4, whole genome shotgun sequence contains the following coding sequences:
- the LOC119387643 gene encoding neuroligin-3: protein MCAQRIRRAPRARSGCRSFCATSRRRPEFACRPAVSSSCGGWREPPCSTPARTACISTSTLQRQWLGIPRNFRSSCSSTASHTNGIRGTPTTAPCLPATETSVVVTINYRLGILGFLPAMDGASRANNGLLDQIAALHWIHENIDVFGGDHRNVTILGHGHGAACVNFLMMSPMAKDNGLFQRAVMMSGSALSPWAIARDAVRYARQVGRALGCPESGTGAALGDCLRHRPVRELVDVPLAVPEHLSAFGPTVDGTVVPGEPRHEMASPRSSYADYDLLFGVVRFEAYFLFTAYEEKHGFEVDRRDRLLRTLVRNLYSFHQQEIFLTVVNEYTDWTRSVQHPASILEETAEALSDALVVAPVVEAGTLHAAAGAARKAAKQQQGGGNKVGGRVPTTHFYLFGYHSDESSFAQKNGCVHGEDLPYVLGLPLLGSGAPLYGNYSKQEAALSETTMSYWVRFFRTGSPNFTTTETESERSKGGRGEKVGWPAYDPVHQKYLTLGTKPKVRDHYHAHRLSVWTQLIPKLHRAGGGDVPRSHHLLEDFEDAASYDGVVREVPPPPPPMSPSPTPSLPHSTIDSNSGGGGPLTTSGGARAGKGAQDGGRGGVTTPGDPSQTEAMAMPQGGYSTALGVTIAVGCSLLILNVLIFAGVYYQRDKAGRASDKAKKRPFEPPRLGDELGRGSPPSQPASILAGSGTLKRPPPASPCAGGCEHLDYQSTPAVVTGCLAVAPPKVPPKPNSLLPSDHPEAQPLLPLSASARVLSPGAHATLLRHHQQQQQQQQQQQQQTQQIAGHNTQELCVGFRDRREETTV, encoded by the exons TGGCTCGGGATCCCACGAAACTTCCGGTCATCATGTTCATCCACGGCGAGTCATACGAATGGAATTCGGGGAACGCCTACGACGGCTCCGTGCTTGCCAGCTACGGAAACGTCGGTCGTTGTCACGATCAACTACAGGCTCGGAATTCTCG GCTTTCTGCCGGCGATGGATGGTGCCTCTCGGGCCAACAACGGGCTTCTTGATCAAATAGCTGCACTACACTGGATCCACGAGAACATCGACGTGTTCGGAGGAGACCACCGGAACGTCACCATACTGGGACACGGACACGGAGCGGCATGCGTTAACTTCCTTATGATGTCTCCAATGGCCAAAG ACAACGGACTATTCCAGCGCGCTGTGATGATGTCCGGCTCGGCGCTGAGTCCATGGGCCATCGCTCGGGACGCGGTGCGCTACGCGCGGCAGGTGGGCCGGGCGCTAGGATGCCCAGAGTCCGGCACAGGCGCCGCGCTCGGAGACTGCTTACGTCATCGGCCCGTACGTGAACTGGTCGACGTCCCTCTCGCCGTGCCCGAACACCTCTCGGCATTCGGTCCCACCGTGGACGGCACCGTGGTTCCAGGAGAGCCACGCCACGAAATGGCCTCACCACGTTCGTCATACGCCGACTACGATCTCCTGTTTGGTGTAGTGCGCTTCGAGGCGTATTTCTTGTTCACAGCTTACGAGGAGAAGCACGGATTTGAG GTGGACCGACGCGACCGTCTTCTACGTACGCTAGTGCGCAACCTGTACAGCTTCCACCAGCAGGAGATCTTCCTGACTGTCGTCAACGAGTACACGGACTGGACCCGGTCGGTGCAGCACCCGGCCAGTATTCTCGAGGAGACGGCAGAGGCACTCAGTGACGCGCTCGTCGTGGCGCCCGTCGTCGAAGCCGGCACGCTTCACGCTGCAGCCGGGGCCGCCCGCAAGGCAGCTAAACAGCAACAGGGAGGTGGCAACAAGGTCGGCGGTCGCGTGCCGACGACGCACTTCTACCTGTTCGGCTACCACTCGGACGAGTCGTCATTCGCGCAGAAGAACGGCTGCGTGCACGGCGAAGACCTGCCGTACGTGCTTGGCCTGCCTCTGCTGGGTTCGGGCGCGCCACTTTACGGCAACTACAGCAAGCAGGAGGCCGCGCTCTCTGAGACCACCATGTCCTACTGGGTACGCTTCTTTCGGACGGG TTCTCCAAATTTCACTACCACGGAAACAGAATCCGAACGCAGCAAAGGCGGCCGCGGAGAGAAAGTGGGCTGGCCTGCCTATGACCCTGTGCATCAAAAGTACCTCACTCTAG GCACCAAGCCCAAGGTGCGGGACCACTACCACGCGCATCGGCTGTCGGTGTGGACGCAGCTGATTCCCAAGCTGCACCGCGCGGGCGGCGGTGACGTGCCCCGGTCCCATCACTTGCTCGAGGACTTCGAAGACGCAGCCTCGTACGACGGCGTGGTGCGCGAGGTGCCGCCTCCGCCCCCTCCCATGTCGCCTTCGCCCACGCCCTCCCTGCCACACTCCACCATCGACTCGAACTCGGGCGGTGGCGGGCCGCTCACCACCAGTGGAGGAGCGCGCGCTGGGAAAGGGGCACAG GATGGAGGCCGTGGCGGCGTCACGACACCCGGTGACCCTAGCCAAACGGAGGCCATGGCCATGCCCCAAGGCGGCTACTCTACGGCGCTGGGCGTCACCATAGCTGTGGGCTGTTCGCTTCTCATCCTCAATGTGCTCATCTTCGCCGGCGTCTACTACCAGCGGGACAAGGCGGGCCGGGCCTCCGACAAGGCAAAGAAGAGGCCGTTCGAG CCTCCGCGCCTGGGCGACGAGCTGGGTCGTGGGTCCCCGCCGTCGCAGCCGGCCTCCATCCTGGCCGGCAGTGGCACGCTCAAGCGACCCCCTCCGGCGTCTCCTTGCGCCGGAGGATGCGAACACCTGGACTACCAGAGCACGCCCGCGGTCGTCACCGGCTGTCTAGCCGTCGCGCCACCCAAG GTGCCTCCGAAGCCGAACAGCCTCCTCCCGTCGGACCATCCGGAAGCCCAGCCCTTGCTCCCGCTGTCAGCGTCTGCGCGGGTTCTGTCACCCGGCGCGCACGCTACGCTTCTCAGGCAtcaccagcagcagcaacagcagcagcagcagcagcaacaacagacACAACAGATCGCGGGCCACAACACTCAGGAGCTGTGCGT TGGTTTCCGGGACCGGAGGGAAGAGACAACGGTCTAG